The following is a genomic window from Candidatus Aegiribacteria sp..
TTCAGTGGATACCACTGATGGTGCAAGAGTCTCATTCCCCGATGGATGGGGACTTATTCGCGCATCCAACACTCAGCCTGTGCTTGTCATGAGGTTTGAGGCTGGAACTTCTCAGCAGCTGGCTGAATATGAATATTTATTGCGTGAATACATTGAAAAAGCCGGGAGGAAACTGGATGTCAAGACAGCTGATTGAAGAACTCGAGAAACAGATTGAATCGGAAAAACCTCTGCTGGATAAACTGGAGTCTGTTTTTTCCAGTGTTATCGTTGGGCAGGATGAATTCCGTCAGGGATTAATGACTGCGCTTCTCTGTGATGGTCATGTTCTTATCGAAGGTGTGCCAGGACTGGCAAAAACGCTTGCTGCCAGAACTCTTTCCAGGTGCGTAATGGCATCATTCTCAAGATTGCAGTTCACGCCTGATCTTCTGCCTGCGGATCTGACAGGCACAATGATATTTCAACCGGAAACAAGTACATTCACCGCAAGAAAAGGACCTCTTTTCGCGCAGTTCATACTTGCTGATGAAATTAACAGAGCTCCGGCCAAGGTTCAGAGCGCTCTGCTAGAGGCAATGCAGGAGCGACAGGTTACATTCGGCGGCAAGACATATCCTCTGCCGTCTCCATTCTTCGTTATGGCCACACAGAATCCGATTGAACAGGAGGGCACTTATCCGTTGCCTGAAGCTCAGGTGGACAGATTTATAATGAAACTGAAAATCGACTACCCAACAGCTGTTGAGGAAGTTGAAATATTACGAAGGACAGGAGGCAAACCTCTTCCGGATATTGAACCGGTGATATCAACTGAAAAGGTTATAGAACTTCAGAAACTCTCCTCCAGCGTAATCGTTGAAGATGGAGTACTTGACTATATGGTCAGGCTGGTTTCCGCCACACGGCACCCGAGACAGGCTGGATTGAAGGATATTGATGATCTCATCACCGTTGGAGCCAGTCCAAGAGGCTCACTTGGTCTTCTTGCAGCATCAAGAGCGAGGGCATTCCTCCACGGATCATCATTTGTTTCACCTTCAACAGTAAAAGAAGTTGCTCATGATGTTCTCAGACACAGAATAATTCTCTCATTCGAAGCTGAAGCGGAAGAAGTGGGTGTAGAGGAGATAATAGACAGAATACTAAACAGGATTCCGGTCAAGTAACAGAGATTATTTTCATGGAAAATGTACACTCACTGTTCAAACGCGTCAGAAGGATTGAACTCCAGACAAGGAAACTTGTAGCACAGCTTGTCGGGGGAGATTACTCATCAATCTTCCGAGGCCAGGGAATGGAGTTCTCTGATCTCAGAGAATATTCAGAAGGAGATGACCCGAAACTCATCGATTGGAATGTCTATGCAAGAACCAGGATTCCATATGTAAAAATATTCAGGGAGGAACGTGAGTTACTGGTTCTTCTTGCTGTCGATCTCTCAGGCAGTCTTCGATTTGGATCACTTAATCTTACAAAAGCAGAACGTGTTGCTGAAGTAGCAGCTGTACTGGCACTTTCAGC
Proteins encoded in this region:
- a CDS encoding MoxR family ATPase, with translation MSRQLIEELEKQIESEKPLLDKLESVFSSVIVGQDEFRQGLMTALLCDGHVLIEGVPGLAKTLAARTLSRCVMASFSRLQFTPDLLPADLTGTMIFQPETSTFTARKGPLFAQFILADEINRAPAKVQSALLEAMQERQVTFGGKTYPLPSPFFVMATQNPIEQEGTYPLPEAQVDRFIMKLKIDYPTAVEEVEILRRTGGKPLPDIEPVISTEKVIELQKLSSSVIVEDGVLDYMVRLVSATRHPRQAGLKDIDDLITVGASPRGSLGLLAASRARAFLHGSSFVSPSTVKEVAHDVLRHRIILSFEAEAEEVGVEEIIDRILNRIPVK